The following are from one region of the Nicotiana tomentosiformis chromosome 7, ASM39032v3, whole genome shotgun sequence genome:
- the LOC138896149 gene encoding uncharacterized protein → MANNQNTRPAGALPSDTEPNPKAQVNAVTLRNGRELEEVPQKIKSTASPERELVPKPVEENKKENKGSDPEIVTRPPPPFPQRLQNQKDDAMYKKFLDILSQVHVNFPLVEILQEVPKYARYLRDIVANKRRHTKFETVALTEDCSARVQSKLPPKLKDPGCFTIPMPLGKQEVGRAPCDLGASINLMPSSLFKKLGLGVLRSTTITLQLADRSLVMPEGIIEDVLVRVEKFILPADFIVLDYEADEEVPIILGRPFLATGGALIDIREGKLKMRVGDEEITFNTYKALKLPKHYEDLCMITAVRHPTFESLYYLTATYICVYLGNQQCYTLGLCCGSKKERKYKNGRNRYSTRHDQNW, encoded by the coding sequence ATGGCTAAcaatcaaaatactagacctgcTGGAGCTCTTCCAAGTGATACTGAGCCTAATCCTAAGGCTCAAGTCAATGCGGTTACCTTGAGAAATGGAAGAGAATTAGAAGAAGTTCCACAGAAAATAAAGTCTACAGCTAGTCCTGAAAGAGAATTAGTTCCTAAGCCAGTTGAGGAgaataagaaagaaaacaaagGATCAGATCCAGAAATTGTGACAAGGCCACCACCTCCGTTTCCACAAAGACTGCAAAACCAAAAAGATGATGCTATGTACAAGAAATTCTTAGATATTTTGAGCCAAGTGCATGTGAATTTTCCTTTGGTGGAAATTTTGCAGGAAGTGCCTAAGTATGCAAGGTATCTCAGAGATATTGTGGCAAACAAGCGAAGACACACAAAGTTTGaaacagttgcacttactgaagATTGCAGTGCTAGAGTTCAGAGTAAACTtcctcctaagttgaaggatCCTGGGTGTTTCACAATTCCTATGCCTCTTGGAAAACAAGAAGTTGGTAGAGCCCCGTGTGATTTAGGGGctagtataaatttgatgccatCCTCTTTGTTCAAGAAACTCGGATTGGGGGTGCTTAGATCTACTACAATCACTTTACAGTTGGCAGATAGGTCACTAGTTATGCCAGAAGGAATTATTGAGGATGTGTTAGTTCGAGTGGAAAAGTTTATTCTTCCTGCTGATTTTATTGTTCTTGATTACGAGGCAGATGAGGAAGTACCCATTATTTTGGGGCGACCATTCTTAGCTACTGGTGGAGCGCTTATTGATATTAGGGAAGGAAAGTTGAAGATGAGAGTTGGCGATGAGGAAATTACTTTTAATACGTATAAGGCACTTAAGCTCCCTAAGCATTATGAGGACTTGTGCATGATTACTgcggttcgacatccgacttttgagtcgctttattacttgacggccacgtatatttgcgtgtacttggggaaccaacaatgCTATAccttgggattatgttgcggaagcaagaaggaaaggaaatacaaaaatggaagaaacaggtacagcacaaggcatgaccagaactggtag